One genomic region from Streptomyces sp. NBC_01431 encodes:
- a CDS encoding alkaline phosphatase family protein produces MPSSTSLLDQIDHFVVLMLENRSFDHMLGFLYTDQGNHSPSGQPFEGLTGQESNPDGSGGRTAVFRIDPARPGAYFMPGANPGEGYRPTNNQLFGTPTPTTATPVATNEGFVTDFAATLPQRIQHGQHVYPGTTANDIMGCFTPEALPVLSGLARGYAVCDHWYSSVPTETLPNRAFACAGTSQGHMDDNTHTFTCPSIFGRLDDSKIDWSVFGYHAQPLTRGNFPDIAHADERHFGKFIDFKNAAAAGSLPGFNFLEPAWASTGNSQHPNYDVALGEQLIHDVYQALHDGPGWAKTLLVITYDEHGGCYDHVAPPSGATPPDDAVGEFGFDFTRFGVRVPTVLVSPLIQPGTVFRVPEDGVPLDHTSLLKTVEQRWNLPPLTARDQAAPGIGDVLTLNQPRTDDPLAGVIVPTSIGANPARTETSHLEQVHTDLVDRHLLPRT; encoded by the coding sequence ATGCCGTCAAGTACCTCGTTGCTGGACCAGATCGATCACTTCGTGGTCCTCATGCTGGAGAACCGCTCCTTCGACCACATGCTGGGGTTCCTCTACACCGATCAGGGCAACCACTCCCCGTCCGGTCAGCCCTTCGAAGGGCTGACCGGACAGGAGTCCAACCCGGACGGGAGCGGCGGCCGAACGGCTGTCTTCCGGATCGACCCGGCAAGGCCCGGCGCGTACTTCATGCCCGGCGCCAATCCGGGGGAGGGGTACCGGCCCACCAACAACCAACTGTTCGGCACGCCGACTCCCACCACCGCGACCCCCGTCGCGACCAACGAAGGCTTCGTCACGGACTTCGCAGCGACCTTGCCGCAGCGCATCCAACACGGCCAGCACGTCTACCCGGGCACCACCGCGAACGACATCATGGGCTGTTTCACCCCGGAAGCGCTTCCGGTACTGTCCGGTCTTGCCCGCGGATACGCGGTGTGCGACCACTGGTACAGCTCGGTGCCGACGGAGACCCTGCCCAACCGGGCCTTCGCGTGCGCCGGCACCAGCCAGGGCCACATGGACGACAACACGCACACCTTCACCTGCCCCAGCATCTTCGGCCGCCTCGACGACAGCAAGATCGACTGGTCCGTCTTCGGTTACCACGCCCAACCGCTGACCCGAGGCAACTTCCCCGACATCGCACACGCCGACGAGCGGCACTTCGGCAAGTTCATCGACTTCAAGAACGCGGCCGCCGCCGGCTCCCTGCCCGGGTTCAATTTCCTGGAGCCCGCCTGGGCCTCCACGGGCAACAGCCAGCACCCCAACTATGACGTCGCACTGGGCGAGCAACTCATCCACGACGTCTACCAGGCGCTGCACGACGGGCCGGGGTGGGCAAAGACCCTGCTGGTCATCACCTACGACGAGCACGGCGGTTGCTACGACCACGTGGCTCCGCCATCCGGCGCGACGCCGCCCGATGACGCGGTCGGCGAATTCGGCTTCGACTTCACCCGATTCGGGGTGCGCGTGCCCACGGTGCTCGTCTCCCCGCTCATCCAACCCGGCACAGTCTTCCGCGTTCCCGAAGACGGCGTGCCGCTGGACCACACCTCGCTGCTCAAGACGGTCGAGCAGCGCTGGAACCTGCCCCCGCTCACCGCCCGCGACCAGGCCGCCCCCGGCATCGGCGACGTCCTGACACTCAACCAGCCACGCACCGACGACCCCCTCGCCGGTGTCATCGTCCCCACCTCCATCGGCGCCAACCCGGCCCGGACCGAGACCTCCCACCTTGAGCAGGTGCACACCGACCTGGTCGACCGGCATCTCCTCCCGCGCACCTGA
- a CDS encoding serine/threonine-protein kinase, which yields MSDEGRLVAGRYRLVECIGRGGMGTVWRAEDEVLARQVALKQLHTQPHLSDNEVATLYERTRREARSAARVVHPNVVVVHDVVEDDGRPCIVMEYVPAPTLGDVLKGAHTVSPEEAARIGLGMVAAVRAAHAAGVLHRDIKPGNVLLGADGRVVLTDFGIARTAGTSTLTQTGEMVGSIDFMAPERIRGRQPGPSSDLWSLGATLYQAVEGRPPYRRETAMETAYAIVVDPLEPTRQAGPLEPLIDGLLSKNPEDRPTAEQTEQALRAACSGGSTPTQSAVGHDGPDDNADTARTPAALPTPPVTDDNADTARTPAALPTPPVMTERDGRGRKRGRRVLGVVVLALAVAAAAGMLYVSSQRGGADAADGQKTSTTTPTPSATPSRVPDGYRVVRDQRLGVSFPIPADWKPKTGSAGAVTYTDPSGLAGITIGMVDPAGSHPIEHFTDIETNTKANYATYRRLRMQKTTFKDKPAAVWEFTFHGRARAFRAIDLGYGTAGGREYDIYLSAPEAQWDTYRPVFDAVQNGFTD from the coding sequence GTGTCGGACGAAGGGCGGCTGGTCGCCGGGCGGTACCGACTGGTCGAGTGCATCGGCCGCGGCGGTATGGGCACGGTATGGCGGGCCGAGGACGAGGTGCTCGCCCGGCAGGTCGCCCTCAAGCAGCTCCATACGCAGCCGCACCTGTCCGACAACGAGGTCGCCACGCTGTACGAGCGCACCCGCCGTGAGGCGCGCAGCGCCGCCCGGGTCGTCCATCCCAACGTCGTCGTCGTGCACGACGTCGTGGAGGACGACGGCCGACCGTGCATCGTCATGGAGTACGTCCCCGCGCCCACTCTCGGCGACGTCCTCAAGGGCGCACACACCGTGTCGCCCGAAGAGGCCGCACGTATCGGCCTCGGCATGGTCGCTGCCGTCCGGGCCGCGCACGCCGCCGGTGTCCTGCACCGGGACATCAAGCCCGGCAACGTCCTGCTCGGGGCCGACGGCAGGGTGGTCCTGACCGACTTCGGCATAGCGAGGACCGCTGGCACCTCGACGCTTACGCAGACCGGGGAGATGGTCGGCTCCATCGACTTCATGGCCCCGGAACGGATCCGCGGCCGGCAGCCCGGCCCCTCCTCCGACCTTTGGTCGCTGGGCGCGACGCTGTACCAGGCGGTCGAAGGGAGGCCGCCGTACCGCCGGGAGACCGCCATGGAGACGGCGTACGCCATCGTCGTGGACCCGCTGGAGCCGACGCGGCAGGCCGGTCCGCTGGAACCGCTCATCGACGGCCTCCTGTCGAAGAACCCCGAGGACAGGCCGACGGCGGAGCAGACGGAACAGGCCCTGCGGGCCGCCTGTTCCGGCGGCTCGACGCCCACGCAGTCGGCCGTCGGCCACGACGGGCCTGACGACAACGCCGACACGGCACGGACGCCCGCGGCGCTGCCGACCCCGCCCGTGACGGACGACAACGCCGACACGGCACGGACGCCCGCGGCACTGCCGACCCCGCCCGTGATGACGGAACGGGACGGCCGGGGCCGAAAACGAGGCCGTCGCGTCCTCGGGGTTGTCGTGCTCGCCCTGGCGGTGGCCGCCGCGGCCGGAATGCTCTACGTGTCGTCGCAGCGCGGCGGCGCTGATGCGGCCGACGGCCAGAAAACCAGCACCACGACGCCCACCCCATCGGCCACACCCTCGCGGGTCCCCGACGGCTACCGCGTGGTCCGCGACCAGCGGCTCGGCGTTTCCTTTCCCATACCGGCCGACTGGAAGCCGAAGACGGGTTCGGCCGGTGCGGTCACCTACACCGACCCGTCCGGCCTGGCCGGTATCACCATCGGCATGGTGGACCCGGCCGGTTCGCACCCCATCGAGCACTTCACGGACATCGAGACGAACACCAAGGCCAACTACGCCACGTACCGCAGGCTGCGGATGCAGAAGACCACGTTCAAGGACAAGCCGGCCGCGGTGTGGGAATTCACCTTCCACGGCCGCGCCCGCGCCTTCCGCGCCATCGACCTCGGATACGGCACGGCGGGCGGCCGGGAGTACGACATCTACCTGTCGGCCCCGGAGGCTCAGTGGGACACGTACCGTCCCGTCTTCGACGCCGTGCAGAACGGGTTCACCGACTGA